A portion of the Cryptomeria japonica chromosome 5, Sugi_1.0, whole genome shotgun sequence genome contains these proteins:
- the LOC131855890 gene encoding cysteine-rich receptor-like protein kinase 43, with the protein MPIAHNTMFQRMLLVFLLLGIAMLFIVPGAISTCNPDNYTSFKFGKNLEMVLNDLVNHTSSSNGFNTSVSGQNPDKAYGLLQCRGDTTEEECLSCSKQAISTARELCGNATGSKLWLDKCFLRYENFSFVGKLNTDGTSYFNPVKIKDDPDGFSVAVQALFRNLTDDALLSPIRYASGQTSAPSFNQIFGILQCWRDTTSVEDCNTCLKLAIHSMLGATDNGTHEAGWGCLGSCVAHYEISPFFTPAPPPPSLQMPSQQPIQQPLITPKKSSSKKYLVLGTVSGLLMILLLCLFAIRRKLKSALVLRKSATARKVNQDIEVNSMIEHETIFNLENIKAATENFHDDNKLGEGGFGPVYKGTMSNGVQIAVKKLSVQSLQGKEEFLNEVKLIANIQHRNLVNLLGYCVEGLERLLVYEFLSNNSLDKILFHPQRSKELGWHKRLNIILGIARGLLYLHEDSQLPIIHRDIKASNILLDEKMEPKISDFGLARLFSRDETHINTLRVAGTFGYMAPEYALGGQLSIKADVYSFGVVVLEIICGIKNNDIRLSSEFQSLLEWVWRSYREGNTTNVIDKDIIESFSRDQVSRCIHVGLLCTQADASLRPGMSNAYAMLSNRFVGDLPDPTRPAYLSVTQRNTPLIISTSTSTSTPTRIVSPTSSATHLVYPSINDTSVSNLGPR; encoded by the exons ATGCCGATCGCCCACAATACAATGTTTCAGCGAATGCTCCTCGTTTTCCTGTTATTGGGCATCGCTATGTTGTTCATTGTTCCGGGAGCGATCAGTACGTGCAATCCTGACAACTATACAAGTTTTAAATTCGGGAAGAATTTGGAGATGGTTCTGAATGATCTTGTGAATCATACATCATCCTCAAATGGTTTCAACACCTCTGTCTCTGGCCAAAATCCAGACAAAGCTTATGGACTTCTGCAATGTAGGGGAGACACAACGGAGGAGGAATGTCTGAGCTGCTCAAAACAAGCAATCTCCACCGCTCGCGAGCTTTGTGGAAATGCCACTGGAAGTAAATTATGGCTGGACAAGTGCTTCTTACGCTACGAGAATTTTAGCTTCGTTGGAAAACTGAATACCGATGGGACGTCTTATTTCAATCCAGTGAAGATTAAGGATGACCCTGATGGGTTTAGTGTGGCAGTTCAGGCACTTTTCAGAAATCTGACAGATGACGCCCTTCTATCTCCTATTCGATATGCTTCTGGACAAACAAGCGCTCCTTCATTTAACCAGATATTCGGTATTCTTCAGTGCTGGAGAGATACAACTTCTGTTGAAGACTGCAACACATGCttaaaacttgcaattcattcGATGTTAGGGGCAACGGATAATGGAACTCATGAAGCAGGTTGGGGTTGCTTGGGAAGTTGTGTTGCTCATTATGAAATTAGCCCATTCTTTACTCCTGCGCCTCCTCCACCTTCCCTCCAAATGCCATCTCAACAACCGATTCAGCAGCCACTTATAACACCTA aaaaatcttcaagcaaaaaatattTAGTTTTGGGTACTGTGAGCGGCTTGCTCATGATTCTACTGTTATGTCTATTTGCAATCCGGAGAAAATTGAAGTCTGCCTTAGTATTAAGGAAATCAGCTACCGCAAGGAAAG TGAACCAAGATATAGAGGTAAACTCAATGATTGAGCATGAAACAATCTTCAACTTAGAAAATATCAAGGCTGCAACTGAGAATTTCCATGATGATAACAAGCTTGGAGAGGGAGGATTCGGTCCAGTCTATAAG GGCACAATGTCAAATGGAGTACAAATAGCAGTGAAGAAACTTTCTGTACAATCATTGCAAGGGAAAGAAGAGTTTCTAAATGAAGTTAAGCTGATTGCAAATATTCAACATCGTAATCTTGTTAATCTACTTGGGTATTGCGTAGAGGGATTAGAACGCTTGCTGGTTTACGAGTTCTTATCAAATAATAGCCTTGACAAAATACTCTTTC ATCCACAGAGAAGTAAAGAGCTTGGCTGGCACAAGCGTTTAAACATTATACTTGGAATAGCTCGTGGGCTTCTATACTTGCATGAAGATTCTCAGTTGCCCATCATTCATCGAGACATTAAAGCAAGTAATATTTTGCTTGATGAGAAAATGGAGCCAAAGATATCAGATTTTGGCTTAGCTAGACTATTTAGTCGAGATGAGACTCATATTAACACATTGAGGGTTGCAGGAACATT TGGGTATATGGCACCAGAGTATGCTCTAGGAGGTCAACTATCTATTAAAGCTGATGTTTATAGTTTCGGTGTTGTCGTTTTAGAAATTATATGTGGAATAAAGAACAATGATATTAGATTGTCCTCTGAATTCCAAAGCCTACTAGAATGG GTATGGAGATCTTATAGGGAAGGAAATACTACTAATGTGATTGATAAAGATATAATAGAAAGTTTCTCTAGAGACCAAGTTTCAAGATGCATTCATGTGGGTCTTCTATGTACACAAGCAGATGCATCACTTCGTCCAGGAATGTCCAATGCATATGCAATGCTTTCAAATCGTTTTGTGGGTGACTTACCAGATCCGACAAGGCCTGCCTATCTAAGTGTTACACAAAGAAATACCCCATTAATTAtatctacatctacatctacatcaaCACCTACAAGGATAGTCTCTCCTACTTCATCTGCAACTCATTTGGTATACCCATCTATCAATGATACATCGGTATCAAATTTGGGTCCTAGATAA